One Spinacia oleracea cultivar Varoflay chromosome 4, BTI_SOV_V1, whole genome shotgun sequence DNA segment encodes these proteins:
- the LOC110788667 gene encoding uncharacterized protein, whose translation MEGPSNNSNQHSHSRPVRASSRYLYGNASSSSSSPATFRGPVRRWEKKWVHVSSSQPSSPPKTRRQSLSSKVPKPPDSPLFLCKWTPLSRPAFPSAADDGSSNSGQLSPRKCRYTPITVFEEKKKLAAKRVADEDKSRKTDQSAEKPVVDSEDIYALLDINTDLMGVRQVKLLLDLH comes from the exons atggaGGGACCCTCCAACAACTCAAATCAACACTCTCACTCCCGCCCTGTCAGAGCTTCTTCCCGCTACTTATACGGCAAcgcttcctcctcctcctcttctccGGCCACCTTTCGTGGTCCAGTCAGGCGGTGGGAGAAGAAGTGGGTCCACGTGTCCTCATCCCAGCCTTCCAGCCCTCCTAAAACCCGCAGACAATCCCTCTCATCCAAGGTCCCCAAACCACCTGATTCCCCCCTTTTCCTCTGCAAGTGGACCCCACTTTCCCGTCCAGCTTTTCCCTCCGCCGCCGACGACGGAAGTTCAAACTCCGGACAACTTTCCCCTCGCAAATGTCGTTACACTCCG ATTACTGTTTTTGAGGAGAAGAAGAAACTGGCTGCAAAAAGAGTTGCTGATGAAGATAAATCTAGGAAAACTGATCAGTCTGCAGAAAAGCCAGTAGTTGACAGTGAAGATATCTACGCGTTGCTGGATATCAACACTGACCTTATGGGAGTACGTCAGGTAAAGTTGTTGCTAGACTTGCATTAG
- the LOC130471410 gene encoding rRNA-processing protein EFG1-like yields MLYREYTIIHGPKPSLVDWFRSQIWKLYTEGDPRVTTELLSLSRGPSKSVKSYQGYYVNGYRFHTKKRQRRRKTQNSGVIVKGDAESGEKDFFGVLKEVIELEYDAPNSGDTKPIVVLFRCVWFDVYRRGIKRDKFGGVSLNFKKFLGTNEPFAMASQVGQVYYVRAHNEPDWRIVIKTVPRNFYNFPIVEVDGSDDDHDDVGLDFEVPNSVEGDGDDGDDDDDDDVLLPRNDVPPELVNASDFELENEVVNEEEEEDSEQDEQRELDDEEEEEEEEEIPGGLYDLDSE; encoded by the exons ATGTTGTACAGAGAGTACACCATTATACATGGGCCAAAACCAAGTCTAGTTGATTGGTTTCGATCTCAG ATTTGGAAGCTTTACACGGAGGGGGATCCAAGAGTAACAACTGAGTTACTATCATTGTCACGAGGCCCGAGTAAGAGTGTGAAAAGCTATCAAGGATACTATGTAAATGGGTATCGCTTTCACACTAAGAAGCGTCAAAGAAGGCGAAAGACGCAAAATAGTGGAGTAATTGTTAAAGGAGATGCAGAGAGTGGAGAAAAGGACTTCTTCGGGGTTTTGAAAGAAGTCATAGAACTTGAATATGATGCACCAAATAGTGGGGATACAAAACCTATTGTGGTGTTATTTCGATGTGTTTGGTTTGATGTTTATCGGCGAGGGATAAAAAGAGATAAGTTTGGCGGCGTAAGTCTCAATTTCAAAAAGTTCTTAGGGACCAATGAGCCATTTGCTATGGCATCTCAAGTAGGGCAAGTTTATTATGTTAGGGCACATAATGAGCCAGATTGGAGAATTGTTATTAAGACTGTCCCTCGTAATTTCTACAATTTCCCTATTGTTGAGGTAGATGGCTCCGATGATGATCATGACGACGTTGGATTGGACTTTGAAGTACCAAATTCAGTGGAAGGTGATGGAGATGAtggagatgatgatgatgatgatgatgttctCTTACCAAGAAATGATGTTCCTCCAGAGTTGGTGAATGCAAGTGATTTTGAGTTGGAAAATGAGGTTGTGAatgaagaggaagaagaagatagtGAGCAAGATGAGCAACGTGAGCTAgacgatgaagaagaagaagaagaagaagaagaaatccCTGGGGGCTTGTATGACTTGGACAGTGAATAA
- the LOC130471409 gene encoding uncharacterized protein translates to MHIQGLSNRLQPTYRNGVKSFLEFAFKDTILNTGAKKRCPCLKCRNYIDHDRETMRAHLFRVGIEPDYNPWIFHGEEQSLDMGNMEMSEEEGDWFDDEDPLVSEEMAALVHDATNVVPENLNEEEEEDRAEIPDKFHRLMKDAEEELFSGCKTFSRLEFIVTLLHIKVSGHWPEKSFSLLLNALQKAFNYDPKFPKSSREAQKYTKDLGLNYVKIHACVNHCILYRKEYENADSCPTCEESRWKEGSGEFDDSVTFSESQGTSQRIPRIPRLVLRHFPLVPRLQRLFMSSKIAKHMRWHKDRKRVDKDVLRHPSDSKAWEKLDDSFPDFAADPRNVRLGLSTDGFNPGAHLGTKYSIWPVFLVPYNLPPWMCMTSPYIMLSLLIPGPKSPGNDIDVFLEPLIDELQELWEVGVKTYDSHSRQNFNMKAALLWTMSDFPAYGNLSGWSTCGKLACPTCHKHTWHKRLKHGSKECFKGTRMFLEPDHRWRNDKKSFDGEKERRPPPIPLSGDEILEAFDGVPNVIFGKKRKRTDRYLFDQWKKLSIFFRLPYWSKLLIRHNLDVMHIEKNICDSILGTILDIPNKTKDTLKARKDLKEMNVHHNLIPIKIGDKYAIPRAPYQLTSIERRKVLEFLSKVKVPDGYSSNIARCASMEDGKISNMKSHDCHVFLQDLLKPAFQDGKEYCNYSLQA, encoded by the exons ATGCATATTCAAGGGTTGAGCAATCGGCTACAACCAACTTACCGAAATGGTGTTAAAAGTTTTCTCGAATTTGCTTTCAAGGACACAATCCTTAATACTGGGGCTAAGAAAAGGTGTCCTTGTTTGAAGTGTCGAAATTATATCGACCATGATAGAGAGACAATGCGTGCCCATCTTTTCCGAGTAGGAATAGAGCCTGACTACAATCCTTGGATATTCCATGGAGAAGAACAATCCCTAGACATGGGAAACATGGAAATGTCCGAGGAGGAAGGCGATTGGTTTGATGATGAAGATCCTCTCGTATCAGAGGAGATGGCAGCTTTGGTGCATGATGCCACAAATGTAGTGCCCGAGAATTTgaatgaggaagaagaagaggatcGTGCTGAGATTCCTGATAAATTTCATAGGTTGATGAAAGATGCAGAAGAAGAATTATTCTCGGGTTGTAAAACCTTTTCAAGGTTGGAGTTCATCGTAACTCTCTTACATATTAAGGTTAGTGGACATTGGCCTGAGAAGTCATTTAGTCTGCTCCTTAATGCATTACAAAAGGCCTTCAATTATGATCCAAAATTTCCAAAGAGCTCCCGTGAAGCCCAGAAGTACACAAAAGATCTTGGGTTGAATTATGTGAAGATCCATGCTTGTGTGAATCATTGCATTCTTTATAGAAAGGAGTATGAAAATGCCGATTCATGCCCTACTTGTGAGGAGTCCAGATGGAAAGAAGGTAGTGGTGAATTTGATGATAGTGTCACATTTTCGGAATCTCAAGGGACCTCACAACGGATTCCTAGAATACCTCGTCTAGTTCTTCGTCATTTTCCTTTAGTCCCTAGGCTTCAAAGGCTTTTTATGTCTTCAAAAATTGCTAAGCACATGAGATGGCATAAGGATAGGAAGCGAGTTGATAAGGACGTATTAAGGCATCCATCTGATTCAAAGGCATGGGAGAAGCTCGATGATTCATTTCCTGATTTTGCAGCAGATCCACGTAATGTGAGATTAGGTCTTTCAACTGATGGTTTCAATCCTGGTGCACATTTAGGCACTAAGTACAGTATATGGCCAGTCTTTTTAGTGCCATATAATCTCCCACCATGGATGTGTATGACAAGTCCTTACATCATGCTATCACTCTTAATTCCTGGTCCAAAGTCCCCCGGAAATGATATAGATGTGTTCTTGGAGCCGTTGATCGATGAACTTCAAGAGTTATGGGAAGTTGGGGTGAAAACTTATGATTCACATAGTCGCCAAAATTTTAATATGAAGGCAGCGCTATTGTGGACAATGAGTGATTTTCCTGCTTACGGGAATCTGTCTGGTTGGAGTACTTGTGGTAAACTTGCTTGCCCAACATGTCATAAGCATACTTGGCACAAGCGGTTAAAGCATGGATCGAAAGAATGCTTTAAAGGTACTCGTATGTTCTTGGAACCCGATCATAGGTGGAGAAATGACAAGAAATCTTTTGATGGGGAAAAGGAGAGACGACCACCTCCTATTCCTTTGTCAGGGGATGAGATATTAGAGGCATTTGATGGTGTCCCCAATGTGATTTTTGGGAAGAAGCGAAAGAGAACCGATCGATACTTGTTTGACCAATGGAAGAAGTTGAGCATCTTCTTTAGACTTCCTTATTGGAGTAAGCTTTTGATAAGACACAACTTAGATGTCATGCATATTGAAAAGAACATTTGTGACAGTATATTAGGAACAATACTTGATATTCCTAACAAGACAAAAGACACCTTGAAAGCTCGAAAGGATTTGAAGGAGATGAATGTGCATCATAATTTAATTCCTATTAAGATAGGTGATAAATATGCCATCCCTAGAGCACCATATCAGTTGACATCTATAGAGAGGCGTAAAGTATTGGAGTTCTTGTCCAAGGTTAAAGTGCCAGATGGTTACTCTTCTAACATAGCTCGATGTGCAAGTATGGAAGATGGAAAAATCTCAAACATGAAAAGTCATGATTGTCATGTGTTCTTGCAAGATTTGCTTAAACCGGCATTTCAAG ATGGAAAAGAGTATTGCAATTACTCTTTGCAAGCTTGA
- the LOC110788693 gene encoding grpE protein homolog 2, mitochondrial isoform X3 — MSLTRVLGRASRTNLTQCRGYLLSPASPVHHPNYSFSLLCNHFHSRSEVSSKASHLRNGLRSVVAFKNCGMSTFASPEQEQGTPTEKKGNNGGADASKQAGEGSSTEDSEGDMDDLSREDLVKIVLEKEEVLENKQKEFAEFKDKFLRSYAEMENVMERTRRDAENSKKFAVQSFAKNLLDVADNLGRAASVTRESLKKIDVSQDTVGAMPLLKTLLEGVEMTDKQLAEVFRKAGIEKYDPTNEQFDPNRHNAVFQVPDNSKPPETVAVVLKAGYTLHDRIIRPAEVGVTIALEKNEADS, encoded by the exons ATGTCACTCACTAGGGTTTTGGGAAGAGCGTCAAGAACAAATCTGACTCAGTGTCGGGGTTACCTTCTCTCTCCTGCTTCTCCTGTTCATCATCCCAAttattctttctctctcctatgtaATCATTTCCATTCTCGTTCCGAAGTTTCCAGCAAG GCATCTCATTTGCGTAATGGACTACGTAGCGTTGTTGCTTTCAAGAATTGTGGAATGTCAACCTTTGCATCCCCTGAGCAAGAGCAGGGGACACCTACAGAGAAAAAGGGAAATAACGGTGGTGCTGATGCTTCAAAGCAAGCAGGAGAAGGGTCTTCCACAGAAG ATTCCGAGGGAGACATGGATGACCTTTCCAGAGAAGATCTGGTGAAAATTGTGCTGGAGAAGGAGGAAGTCCTGGAGAACAAACAGAAAGAGTTTGCTGAATTTAAAGATAAATTTCTTCGTAGTTATGCTGAAATGGAGAATGTCATGGAACGCACGCGACGTGATGCGGAGAATTCAAAGAAGTTTGCCGTGCAG AGTTTTGCGAAAAATCTATTGGATGTTGCAGACAACCTTGGCAGAGCAGCTTCTGTTACCAGAGAGAGTCTCAAAAAAATTGATGTATCGCAGGATACAGTTGGAGCAATGCCACTTTTAAAAACACTGCTAGAAGGTGTAGAAATGACCGACAAGCAGCTTGCAGAG GTTTTCAGAAAAGCTGGTATTGAGAAATATGATCCTACCAACGAACAATTTGACCCAAACAGGCATAATGCAGTATTTCAAGTACCTGACAACTCTAAGCCTCCTGAGACTGTCGCTGTTGTCCTGAAG GCGGGCTACACGCTTCACGACAGGATTATCCGACCAGCTGAAGTTGGTGTTACAATTGCTTTAGAAAAAAACGAGGCTGACTCTTGA
- the LOC110801042 gene encoding uncharacterized protein produces the protein MASSSRNLPEGERTINLDTQSLLSQLDSTTQQPKKKRQGPFRGPSRALKYKKLRSTEPGKVKVHIPSSLGAAVGKNANQFVGECADWVKEICPLNVQSWNDMPEDAIDRLYSRIHAKFDFGEGAHIPKAIHIQCSNLYRHWRERLKADHFTKCKTLKEAERACPATIDLTQWRWLIYNYWGNPKQREKSEKNRANALSKKIKSACGAKSTARIIYELELEAENEQEVNEDEQEVNETNGDPIYLKLWEKSKRHKNGKFDDEAEIKYKAFKELHEKEVREKGADNLILDIAYKEVLGYRSGYARGLGKGHPVLSKDGKKGRAELEANVEHLQNDDQSRI, from the exons ATGGCTTCTAGCTCAAGAAATTTGCCCGAAG GAGAAAGAACAATCAATCTAGACACTCAATCATTATTATCGCAACTAGACTCTACCACTCAACAACCTAAGAAAAAAAGACAAG GTCCTTTTCGAGGTCCAAGTAGAGCACTTAAATATAAAAAACTGAGAAGTACCGAACCAGGAAAGGTTAAGGTTCATATTCCATCCTCATTGGGAGCTGCTGTGGGTAAGAATGCAAACCAATTTGTGGGTGAATGTGCTGattgggtgaaggaaatatgcccTCTTAATGTTCAAAGCTGGAATGATATGCCTGAAGACGCAATAGATCGGTTGTATAGTAGGATTCAT GCAAAGTTTGACTTCGGTGAAGGTGCACACATTCCAAAAGCGATACACATTCAGTGCTCTAACCTTTATAGGCATTGGAGAGAAAGGTTGAAGGCTGACCATTTTACAAAGTGCAAAACTTTGAAAGAAGCAGAACGTGCTTGTCCAGCAACTATAGACCTTACCCAATGGAGGTGGCTTATATATAATTATTGGGGCAATCCTAAACAGAGG GAAAAGAGTGAAAAGAATCGGGCGAATGCTCTTTCAAAGAAGATCAAGTCCGCATGTGGTGCCAAATCAACCGCTAGGATAATTTATGAATTG GAACTTGAGGCAGAAAATGAGCAGGAGGTCAATGAAGATGAGCAGgaggtcaatgaaactaatgGTGATCCTATATATTTGAAGCTATGGGAAAAGTCAAAGAG GCATAAAAATGGGAAGTTTGACGATGAGGCCGAAATCAAGTACAAGGCATTTAAAGAGTTACATGAAAAAGAAGTCAGAGAGAAAGGAGCTGACAATCTTATTTTGGATATTGCCTACAAAGAAGTGCTTGGGTATCGTTCGGGTTATGCACGTGGGTTAGGTAAAGGTCACCCTGTGTTATCCAAGGATGGGAAGAAAGGAAGAGCAGAGCTAGAAGCTAATGTGGAGCATCTGCAGAATGATGATCAGAGCAGAATTTGA
- the LOC110788693 gene encoding grpE protein homolog 1, mitochondrial isoform X2, with translation MSLTRVLGRASRTNLTQCRGYLLSPASPVHHPNYSFSLLCNHFHSRSEVSSKINISKIFHSFIAWVTRKNSTASHLRNGLRSVVAFKNCGMSTFASPEQEQGTPTEKKGNNGGADASKQAGEGSSTEDSEGDMDDLSREDLVKIVLEKEEVLENKQKEFAEFKDKFLRSYAEMENVMERTRRDAENSKKFAVQSFAKNLLDVADNLGRAASVTRESLKKIDVSQDTVGAMPLLKTLLEGVEMTDKQLAEVFRKAGIEKYDPTNEQFDPNRHNAVFQVPDNSKPPETVAVVLKAGYTLHDRIIRPAEVGVTIALEKNEADS, from the exons ATGTCACTCACTAGGGTTTTGGGAAGAGCGTCAAGAACAAATCTGACTCAGTGTCGGGGTTACCTTCTCTCTCCTGCTTCTCCTGTTCATCATCCCAAttattctttctctctcctatgtaATCATTTCCATTCTCGTTCCGAAGTTTCCAGCAAG ATAAATATATCGAAGATCTTCCATTCATTTATTGCCTGGGTAACGAGGAAAAATTCCACG GCATCTCATTTGCGTAATGGACTACGTAGCGTTGTTGCTTTCAAGAATTGTGGAATGTCAACCTTTGCATCCCCTGAGCAAGAGCAGGGGACACCTACAGAGAAAAAGGGAAATAACGGTGGTGCTGATGCTTCAAAGCAAGCAGGAGAAGGGTCTTCCACAGAAG ATTCCGAGGGAGACATGGATGACCTTTCCAGAGAAGATCTGGTGAAAATTGTGCTGGAGAAGGAGGAAGTCCTGGAGAACAAACAGAAAGAGTTTGCTGAATTTAAAGATAAATTTCTTCGTAGTTATGCTGAAATGGAGAATGTCATGGAACGCACGCGACGTGATGCGGAGAATTCAAAGAAGTTTGCCGTGCAG AGTTTTGCGAAAAATCTATTGGATGTTGCAGACAACCTTGGCAGAGCAGCTTCTGTTACCAGAGAGAGTCTCAAAAAAATTGATGTATCGCAGGATACAGTTGGAGCAATGCCACTTTTAAAAACACTGCTAGAAGGTGTAGAAATGACCGACAAGCAGCTTGCAGAG GTTTTCAGAAAAGCTGGTATTGAGAAATATGATCCTACCAACGAACAATTTGACCCAAACAGGCATAATGCAGTATTTCAAGTACCTGACAACTCTAAGCCTCCTGAGACTGTCGCTGTTGTCCTGAAG GCGGGCTACACGCTTCACGACAGGATTATCCGACCAGCTGAAGTTGGTGTTACAATTGCTTTAGAAAAAAACGAGGCTGACTCTTGA
- the LOC110788693 gene encoding grpE protein homolog 2, mitochondrial isoform X1 produces MSLTRVLGRASRTNLTQCRGYLLSPASPVHHPNYSFSLLCNHFHSRSEVSSKASHLRNGLRSVVAFKNCGMSTFASPEQEQGTPTEKKGNNGGADASKQAGEGSSTEGETSVQSPKAGSSSDSQPTSQSVKRQRRGTKRTAFSDSDSEGDMDDLSREDLVKIVLEKEEVLENKQKEFAEFKDKFLRSYAEMENVMERTRRDAENSKKFAVQSFAKNLLDVADNLGRAASVTRESLKKIDVSQDTVGAMPLLKTLLEGVEMTDKQLAEVFRKAGIEKYDPTNEQFDPNRHNAVFQVPDNSKPPETVAVVLKAGYTLHDRIIRPAEVGVTIALEKNEADS; encoded by the exons ATGTCACTCACTAGGGTTTTGGGAAGAGCGTCAAGAACAAATCTGACTCAGTGTCGGGGTTACCTTCTCTCTCCTGCTTCTCCTGTTCATCATCCCAAttattctttctctctcctatgtaATCATTTCCATTCTCGTTCCGAAGTTTCCAGCAAG GCATCTCATTTGCGTAATGGACTACGTAGCGTTGTTGCTTTCAAGAATTGTGGAATGTCAACCTTTGCATCCCCTGAGCAAGAGCAGGGGACACCTACAGAGAAAAAGGGAAATAACGGTGGTGCTGATGCTTCAAAGCAAGCAGGAGAAGGGTCTTCCACAGAAGGTGAGACTTCTGTGCAAAGTCCAAAAGCTGGTTCTAGTTCAGATTCACAGCCAACGTCTCAGTCTGTCAAAAGACAAAGACGGGGCACTAAAAGAACTGCCTTTTCTGATTCAGATTCCGAGGGAGACATGGATGACCTTTCCAGAGAAGATCTGGTGAAAATTGTGCTGGAGAAGGAGGAAGTCCTGGAGAACAAACAGAAAGAGTTTGCTGAATTTAAAGATAAATTTCTTCGTAGTTATGCTGAAATGGAGAATGTCATGGAACGCACGCGACGTGATGCGGAGAATTCAAAGAAGTTTGCCGTGCAG AGTTTTGCGAAAAATCTATTGGATGTTGCAGACAACCTTGGCAGAGCAGCTTCTGTTACCAGAGAGAGTCTCAAAAAAATTGATGTATCGCAGGATACAGTTGGAGCAATGCCACTTTTAAAAACACTGCTAGAAGGTGTAGAAATGACCGACAAGCAGCTTGCAGAG GTTTTCAGAAAAGCTGGTATTGAGAAATATGATCCTACCAACGAACAATTTGACCCAAACAGGCATAATGCAGTATTTCAAGTACCTGACAACTCTAAGCCTCCTGAGACTGTCGCTGTTGTCCTGAAG GCGGGCTACACGCTTCACGACAGGATTATCCGACCAGCTGAAGTTGGTGTTACAATTGCTTTAGAAAAAAACGAGGCTGACTCTTGA